The Ostrea edulis chromosome 1, xbOstEdul1.1, whole genome shotgun sequence genomic sequence aattacaggaaGATGTAGTATGTAGATACACTATactcagtatgtgtaaattacaggaaGATACAGTGTGTAGATACACTATactcagtatgtgtaaattacaggaaGATGCAGTATGTAGATACACTATactcagtatgtgtaaattacaggaaGATACAGTGTGTAGATACACTATactcagtatgtgtaaattacaggaaGATGCAGTATGTATATACACTATactcagtatgtgtaaattacaggaaGATACAGTATGTAGATACACTATactcagtatgtgtaaattacaggaaGATGTAGTCTGTAGATACACTATactcagtatgtgtaaattacagtatgtagatacactatactcagtatgtgtaaattacaggaaGATGCAGTATGTATATACACTATactcagtatgtgtaaattacagtatatagatacactatactcagtatgtgtaaattacaggaaGATGTAGTCTGTAGATACACTATactcagtatgtgtaaattacagtatatagatacattatactcagtatgtgtaaattacaggaaGATACAGTCTGTAGATACACTATactcagtatgtgtaaattacaggaaGATGCAGTGTGTAGATACACTATactcagtatgtgtaaattacagtatatagatacactatactcagtatgtgtaaattacaggaaGATGCAGTATGTATATACACTATactcagtatgtgtaaattacaggaaGATACAGTATGTAGATACACTATactcagtatgtgtaaattacaggaaGATACAGTGTGTAGATACACTATactcagtatgtgtaaattacaggaaGATACAGTGTGTAGATACACTATactcagtatgtgtaaattacaggaaGATACAGTATGTAGATACACTATactcagtatgtgtaaattacagtatatagatacactatactcagtatgtgtaaattacagtatatagatacactatactcagtatgtgtaaattacagtatgtagatacactatactcagtatgtgtaaattacaggaaGATACAGTATGTAGATACACTATactcagtatgtgtaaattacaggaaGATACAGTGTGTAGATACACTATactcagtatgtgtaaattacagtatatagatacactatactcagtatgtgtaaattacaggaaGATACAGTGTGTAGATACACTATactcagtatgtgtaaattacaggaaGATAGACACAGTTCAATGAGAAAAGTTCACTATAGACTGCACGAACTTCGTAATGCATAGAACCACATCTACAGTGTACGTTGAATTCATCAGTTTGTCATAATTATGTGTTCAAAGTTTGAAAGCTGCGTGTTCAGATGTTATATGACTTCGCAGACTCGACGTCACAGAACCTTAGTGTCACGTGATACGCTGTCCTGTTCAGAACTTCTGCATTGCAGACTGTGCTCTGATAGCGTTTGTTATTTCGGATGCAGTCAATCTTGAGAAGATTCTTCGGACATCACAAAACAGTGTGATTATCTCAGAATCCCGATTCTTCTGAAACTACGACACTTTTCTATTGATAGAAAAAGTGTTCATAAGTCTACACAAATATTGTCGAGTCATGGAAATCGGAGGCCCTGTTATGTTTCACAAGTTGGAGACTGAATTCAAGGTAGACTAGAAGTATCACTGATTTCTGCCTCGATACGAGAAATATTACCTGAAAAATCTGTACTTGGGAAAGATCCACAGGAAGATGTAGCTGGATTGGTGATATTAGAAGGCAATGcttgaaaataaatgacatgTTATGAACGATTTTCCATCGGTTACCCATTACCACATGCAGTGAATTACAGTTATATCGAAGCGTCAGGGGCCAATAATTTTGaatcattacatatacatgtattcaatatttCCCCCCACTATTTTACTACCATGGAGAATAAAAAGACTTCTTTAGAAacatgaatttgtcatttttgttaCTAAGTAGAAGACAGTCCTGAAACTGATGTACCGGGTATCAAGAGGATGCTCCTGAACGATGATATACCGGTATCGAGAAGATATCCTTAAACAAAGATATACCGGTATCTAAACGATGATATACTGATATCCAGAAGATACTCCTAAACAATGATACATCAATGTCTAAACAATGATATACCGATATCTAAACAACGATATACCGATATCTAAACAACGATATACCGATACCTAAACAATGATGTAACGATGTCTAAACAATATATTGATATCTAAACAATGATCTACCGATATCTAAACAATGGTATACCGATATATAAACAACGATATACCGATATTTAACAATAATATATCGATATCTGAACAACATACTGATTTCTAAATAATGCTATACCCAGTATCTAAACAACATACCAATATCTGAACAACGATATACTGATATCTATATAACGATATACTGATATCTATATAACGATATACCAATATCTAAACAACGATATACCGATATCTAAACAATGATTTACTGATATCCAAACAATGACATACCAGTATCTAAACAATGACATACCGCTGTCTAAACAATGACACACCGGTATCTAGACAATGATCCAGAAGAGATATACCGGTATCCAgaatataaaactaaacaattatatacatgtatgcagaaGTTACTCACTGTTGGATATTAGATGACACTGAGAGAGAGCTGTGCTGAGGTTATTCCTATCCGTCAAGATGCTGCTCAGCTGGTTCTCCAGGAGATGGTTTCTAGCATTAGATACATTTAGCGATTCTTCCAGCTGACTAGTGTGTTTGAGGCACGTTGTCCAGTTGGATTCCAATGTTTGGATGAGGGAAGTTGACTCATTCAACTGAGTCTGCAAGTGATTTACTTCTGCAGTGAACACGGTGTTTTGGTGAGTTAACACGGTGTTTTGGTGAGTCAACACGGTGTTTTGATGAGAACAGTCCTGTTGTATGGTACTGGTATTCTGCAGCTGCTGCACAAGTGAAGACTCGTTCTTTTTACATTGCTCAAGTGCAGTATGCACAGAAGAATTGTAGATATCCATAGAATTGTTCAGCTTCTTCTCCAAGAGATCAACCTTGCTGTGTGATGcgtttaatgcattttcaagTTGATTTCTAAGCGAGATGCAGCTGCTTATATTCGACATCATTTGAATGACTGAGATATTGGACTCATTCAGTTTAGTCTCCAGTTCATTGATCTTGTCATTCAAGGCAGATTTTTCCAGGCTATGTGAGTTTTCCAAGTTTGTTGCATTAATTTTCAGGGAGTTGATGACTGTGTTTTGCTGCTGTACTTGAGATGACAATATCGAGTTTTGTACGGTCAGCTCCATGTTTTTGTCACTCAGTCCGTGCAGTTGGTCACGCATGTACTTCACCTCTGCTGCCAGGTAGGCGGGATCTGGTGTGGTGAGTCCTGCCGTCTGGTCAAAGAGAAACCGCTTGTTATCCTGGGGGTTACATATAACCCCATAGTGGCCCAAAATAACGAGCAAAACTACAGGAATACAATCCATTGAAACACTTGTAGTACAGAAATATCACACGTGTCGGATGTGAAAGGTCGACGGCATGTCAACAGATAAGATTTTCTGTAGAATTCCACCAttatatttctgaaaatatatattatatatatatataaaaacactaggaaatttcatcattggttttaatttttgttatatttaggaaatattATGAAGGTTTCTTGTGTATTATCATACAGATGGGTTTGAAAAGACAGTTTCGATGTTCCTTTTATCAATGTTGTTTGTTTAAGAATAAGCGAACTCTTATCATTGAATGAgtttttatctacatgtaagtatcGGAGTTCGAAAGGTAGTTCAGAAATCGAGGCTTCATTTTGGGGCGGTATTGGTCAAGTAGGGGAAGCGAATAAGGAGAAGCAGAAGAGGGGATCATCTAATCACAAGATTCAGAGAAGTAGAAGAGGTGTCATCTAATCAGAAGATTCAGAGAAACAGAAGAGGGTGTCATCTAATCACAAGATTCAGAGAAACAGAAGAGGGTGTCATCTAATCACAAGAGAAACAGAAGAGGGTGTCATCTAATCACAAGAGAAACAGAAGAGGGTGTCATCTAATCACAAGAGAAACAGAAGAGGGTGTCATCTAATCACAAGAGAAACAGAAGAGGGTGTCATCTAATCACAAGAGAAACAGAAGAGGGTGTCATCTAATCACAAGAGAAACAGAAGAGGGTGTCATTTAATCACAAGATTCAGAAAAGCAGAAGAGGGTGTCATATAATCACAAGATTCAGAGAAGTAGAAGAGGGTGTCATCTAATCACAAGATTCAGAGAAACAGAAGAGGGTGTCATCTAATCACAAGATTCAGAGAAGTAGAAGAGGGTGTCATCTAATCACAAGATTCAGAGAAACAGGAGAAGGTGTCATCTAATCATAAGATTCAGAGAAACAGAAGAGGGTGTCATCTAATCACAAGAGAAACAGTAGAGGGTGTCATCTAATCACAAGATTCAGAGAAACAGAAGAAGGTGTCATCTAATCATAAGATTCAGAGAAGTAGACGAGGGTGTCATCTAATCACAAGACAAACAGAAGAGGGTGTCATCTAATCACAAGATTCAGAGAAACAGAAGAAGGTGTCATCTAATCATAAGATTCAGAGAAACAGAAGAAGGTGTCATCTAATCATAAGATTCAGAGAAGTAGAAGAGGGTACCATCTAATCACAAGAATCACCTTGCACTTCTTTAACTCGCCATTCAAAACTCGCAAAGTTTTTCGTTGAAATTTGATtgaaactccaaggtcaaagtttcaaggtcaaagatcatggtatcaacagaaaggtcttgtcataaaaaCCTACATACAGAATATGACATTTTGTACCAAAAGAAAGcttcttgtcataaggaattcACACATAATTATGAGAGGTCTATCACTCACTGCTagtattcaaaagttatgaattaCTATAATATAAAGTTTCGGACAGATATTCATGATAAAacacaatacccccccccccccccccttagtcGTGGTGGCATAAGAAACTGTTAAATGTATGATTCTTAGATGGACCAAAATAACAAATTCTATGAGATTCTGAAAATGATCTATGTAGGAGTTTGATAAATTTAGTGGTTCTTATTGCACTCCCCTGCTAACTATAATGTACATGAGAAAACTTTCACATCCCCCTACACAAGAAGCTTAGGGACAATGCAGGTTCCCCCTGTTTGATTTTTAGATAGAGCCAATCTAGCAGTTTACTACATCACCGCAGTACTGAGTGCACACAACATTAGAAAAATACTCAACGCAAACTTTGAAAACAGAAATCATCCTAAATTGTCAAAGTTTAggaaaatgtatatatcatagatCGTTTTataggcaaaaaaaaaaaaatcaaattttgataaagaaggcagttattttg encodes the following:
- the LOC125664261 gene encoding uncharacterized protein LOC125664261, encoding MDCIPVVLLVILGHYGVICNPQDNKRFLFDQTAGLTTPDPAYLAAEVKYMRDQLHGLSDKNMELTVQNSILSSQVQQQNTVINSLKINATNLENSHSLEKSALNDKINELETKLNESNISVIQMMSNISSCISLRNQLENALNASHSKVDLLEKKLNNSMDIYNSSVHTALEQCKKNESSLVQQLQNTSTIQQDCSHQNTVLTHQNTVLTHQNTVFTAEVNHLQTQLNESTSLIQTLESNWTTCLKHTSQLEESLNVSNARNHLLENQLSSILTDRNNLSTALSQCHLISNTLPSNITNPATSSCGSFPSTDFSDCGLDLVFLIDESGSVGSYNFLMLKDFIHKIVQGLKIGGSDVQVGVVTYATSPRTEFYLNTYSDKASLLNAVQNISFNHPGLTLTSRGFQFVADNLFNSTNGDRPGYPNTLVLLTDGSPLLPSHAKLQAEKLLNQSVDIFVVGISKDVDRQEMIEITKDSSHVQTFTDFGNLDNPSAVRDFVNMLMTGCKNLYLTHSLLKDPKIVSDLQSKICTNSMI